A section of the Falco biarmicus isolate bFalBia1 chromosome 3, bFalBia1.pri, whole genome shotgun sequence genome encodes:
- the RECQL4 gene encoding ATP-dependent DNA helicase Q4 isoform X5, with amino-acid sequence MERQQEVKALLKQWEAAFLRERRRRPSQADIEAAPEDTQRLYKEYKMLKQQRKELDPSQLSPSCQPAAQEIPTAEQVPDFGCWGAHLNRQPKAPKLNHRSHAVPKASVQYYGMKLKSNLGAARKETPLTPRKTLTPRRTTAVPRLQTNLGSGDKAASSAPAEPLQSKGGEPGDLLLPPSVSELAPIILAAGLKSPPPPLPPNKFQQLKQTVAQRLGSLDPAWLQRCQGTPGDEGTILGATQEGEQGEVSWAPSKQEGTGGEVSVGDSRRKRPCGDGGDSMAASTKLKRCRQGSAEGALSAASGLKQSKEEGEEEKECVATPKESEKVLDSSENLLGEVEEEKPRSTRRAVTASRAPSQRRGNFVKLNLKKKSHVRGYALRGNRLRKQVWKQKWQKKAEQYGGGTRSIDRSSDICFSCGRTGHWASACRGQGTAAGLLPEESSHADEEEEAPLPTLEEVARRTNSICPELSAERRGSSREGSEKILEAPTYLDVRRMMYEPPAPPVPMEPLYSLGPEGKVRETPEEVFKALKALGYSSFRPGQEVAIMRILSGLSTLVVLSTGMGKSLCYQLPAYLYHKRSKCITLVVSPLVSLMNDQVSGLPPCLKAVCIHSNMTKAQREAAMEKVRQGGVQVLLLSPEALVGGSSSGSGCLPSADHLPAVAFACIDEAHCVSEWSHNFRPCYLRVCKVLRDHLGVRCFLGLTATATLATVRDVAQHLGIPAEEGIAVRSTAVPPNLHLSVSMDRDRDQALISLLREERFGCLDSIIVYCTRREETVRIAALIRTCLQGVLVREAREPGQDTAERKKAKAKKSGRQPLKWIADAYHAGLSAAERCRIQNSFMSGQLRVVVATVAFGMGLDKSDVRGVVHYNMPKNFESYVQEIGRAGRDGEPAHCHLFLDPEGRDLHELRRHIYGDTVDFFTVKKLVQKVFSPCKCLELHQKHQDVIRDGEVKDAKMAELLEEMVEEDSSVTRQSRQRVCYKHERAIPIQQTVESLDIREEGIETLLCYLELHPQRWLELLPPTYSSCRLQCYGGPQQLRATARRSPPVAVFMARERLAGRDHSQASLLEFDMVSLSDSMGWEVALVKRALRQLQWDPQLRKDSCSAGKSGVMVEFGDFSFHLRAYGDLTDQELDSVCDFLHQRVVAREKMALGQLRTCFQAFQSLGPVLVLEREETDVRAQCGLPDLQSSPCGGGGGEELLPEGSAQQLLREGACWRAG; translated from the exons ATGGAGCGGCAGCAGGAGGTGAAGGCCCTGCTGAAGCAATGGGAGGCGGCCTTCCTCCGTGAGCGGCGGCGCAGGCCCAGCCAG GCGGACATCGAAGCAGCTCCAGAGGACACCCAAC GGCTCTACAAGGAGTACAAGATGCTcaagcagcaaagaaaggagTTGGATCCTTCCCAGCTTAgcccctcctgccagccagcagcacaggagatTCCAACTGCAGAGCAG GTGCCAGACTTCGGTTGTTGGGGTGCACACCTGAACCGGCAGCCAAAAGCCCCCAAGCTGAACCATCGCAGCCACGCTGTGCCAAAAGCCTCAGTGCAATACTATGGGATGAAGCTGAAATCCAACCTGGGAGCTGCCAGGAAG GAGACACCCCTGACCCCAAGGAAGACCCTGACTCCCAGGAGGACCACAGCTGTCCCTAGACTTCAGACAAATTTGGGGAGTGGTGACAAAGCCGCATCCTCAGCACCGGCAGAGCCTTTGCAGAGCAAGGGAGGCGAGCCGGGAgatctcctccttcctccctcagtGTCAGAGCTGGCCCCCATCATCCTTGCTGCGGGGCTGAagtccccaccaccaccactgccaccgAATAAAttccagcagctgaagcagacaGTGGCACAGAGGCTGGGCTCGCTGgatcctgcctggctgcagaggtgCCAAGGGACACCTGGGGATGAGGGGACAATACTGGGTGCCACGCaggaaggggagcagggagaggtcAGCTGGGCCCCCTCAAAGCAGGAAGGGACTGGTGGAGAAGTATCGGTGGGAGATTCCAGGAGGAAAAGGCCATGTGGAGATGGTGGAGACAGCATGGCAGCTTCCACAAAGCTCAAGCGGTGCCGCCAAGGCTCAGCCGAGGGAGCGTTAAGTGCTGCCAGCGGGCTGAAGCAGagcaaggaggaaggggaggaggagaaagagtgTGTGGCAACCCCAAAGGAGAGTGAGAAGGTGCTGGATTCCTCAGAAAACCTCCTGGGGGAGGTGGAAGAGGAGAAACCCAGATCCACCCGCAGAGCAGTCACTGCCAG CAGAGCACCTTCACAGAGACGCGGCAACTTTGTCAAGCTTAACCTGAAGAAGAAATCTCATGTCCGAGGTTATGCCCTGCGGGGAAATCGCCTTCGCAAACAG GTGTGGAAGCAGAAGTGGCAGAAGAAAGCGGAACAGTACGGGGGAGGCACCAGATCCATTGACCGAAGCTCAGACATCTGCTTCAGTTGTGGCAGGACAGGACACTGGGCATCGGCGTGCCGGGGCCAAG GGACGGCTGCTGGCCTGCTGCCAGAGGAGAGCAGCCATGCCGAtgaagaagaggaggctccCCTGCCCACGCTGGAAGAAGTGGCTCGCAGGACCAACAGCATCTGCCCAGAGCTCTCTG CAGAGAGAAGAGGCAGCAGCCGGGAAGGATCTGAAAAGATTTTGGAGGCACCAACTTACCTGGATGTGCGAAGGATGATGTACGAGCCACCTGCTCCCCCTGTGCCCATGGAGCCCCTCTACAGCCTGGGGCCGGAGGGGAAGGTTCGAG AGACCCCAGAGGAGGTGTTCAAGGCTCTGAAGGCGCTGGGCTACAGCTCCTTCCGCCCGGGCCAGGAGGTGGCCATCATGAGGATCCTCTCAG GCCTGTCCACACTGGTGGTGTTATCGACGGGGATGGGGAAGTCCCTCTGCTACCAGCTCCCCGCTTACCTGTACCACAAGCGCTCCAAGTGCATCACCTTGGTTGTCTCCCCTTTGGTATCCCTGATGAATGACCAG GTCTCGGGGCTGCCGCCATGCCTGAAGGCTGTCTGTATCCACTCCAACATGACCAAAGCCCAGCGGGAAGCAGCGATGGAGAAG GTGAGGCAGGGCGGggtgcaggtgctgctgctctcccctgaGGCGCTGGTTGGTGGGAGCAGCTCAGGATCTGGCTGCCTGCCCTCTGCTGATCACCTGCCGGCCGTAGCCTTTGCCTGCATTGATGAAGCTCACTGTGTCTCCGAGTGGTCCCACAATTTCCGTCCCTGCTACCTGCGGGTCTGCAAG GTTCTCCGGGATCACCTGGGCGTGCGCTGCTTCCTGGGGCTGACAGCCACTGCCACCCTGGCCACAGTGCGGGACGTGGCCCAACACCTGGGTATCCCAGCAGAGGAAGGGATAGCGGTGCGCTCCACCGCTGTGCCCCCAAACCTGCACCTCTCAGTCTCGATGGACAGGGACAGGGATCAG GCCCTGATCTCCCTGCTGCGAGAGGAGCGTTTTGGGTGCCTGGACTCCATCATAGTCTACTGCACGCGGCGGGAGGAGACAGTTCGCATTGCGGCACTCATCCGGACCTGCCTCCAAGGAGTGCTGGTCAGGGAAGccagggagccagggcaggacactgctgaaaggaagaaagcgAAGG CAAAGAAGAGTGGTCGCCAGCCGCTGAAGTGGATTGCAGATGCTTACCATGCTGGCCTATCCGCTGCCGAACGCTGCCGCATCCAGAACAGCTTCATGAGTGGCCAGCTCCGCGTGGTGGTGGCCACGGTGGCTTTCGGCATGGGGCTGGATAAATCAGATGTCCGTGGTGTTGTACATTACAACATGCCGAAAAATTTTGAGAGTTACGTGCAGGAGATTGGACGGGCCGGGCGAGACGGTGAGCCAGCTCACTGCCATCTCTTCTTGGACCCGGAG ggcagggatCTCCACGAGCTGCGACGCCACATTTACGGTGACACGGTGGATTTTTTCACTGTCAAGAAGCTGGTGCAGAaggttttttctccctgcaagTGCTTGGAGCTGCACCAGAAACACCAGGATGTCATCAGG GATGGGGAGGTGAAGGATGCCAAAATGGCCGAGCTCTTGGAGGAGATGGTGGAAGAGGACAGTAGCGTGAcgaggcagagcaggcagcggGTGTGCTACAAGCACGAGCGAGCTATCCCCATCCAACAAACTGTGGAGTCCCTGGACATACGGGAGGAAG GCATCGAGACCCTCCTGTGCTACCTGGAGCTGCACCCGCAGCgctggctggagctgctgcctcccacctaCTCTTCCTGCCGGCTGCAGTGCTATGGGGGACCCCAGCAGCTCCGGGCCACAGCGCGGAG GTCTCCCCCTGTCGCTGTCTTCATGGCCCGGGAGCGCCTGGCAGGGAGGGACCACAGCCAAGCCAGCTTGCTGGAGTTCGACATGGTCTCGCTGAGCGACTCCATGGGTTGGGAAGTAGCGCTGGTGAAACGTGCCCTGCGCCAGCTCCAGTGGGATCCACAGCTGCGGAAAG ACAGCTGCAGCGCAGGGAAGAGTGGGGTCATGGTAGAGTTTGGAGATTTCTCTTTCCACCTACGTGCTTACGGTGACCTCACCGACCAGGAGCTGGACTCCGTCTGTGATTTCCTCCACCAAAGGGTGGTGGCCAGGGAGAAGATGGCTCTTGGCCAACTCCGCACCTGTTTCCAGGCCTTCCAGAG TTTGGGACCCGTTTTGGTACTGGAAAGGGAGGAGACTGATGTCAGGGCACAGTGTGGCCTTCCAGACCTGCAGTCCTCACcctgtggaggaggaggaggagaagagctCCTGCCTGAAGGCTCTGCTCAGCAACTACTTCGAGAAGGAGCCTGCTGGAGAGCAGGCTGA
- the RECQL4 gene encoding ATP-dependent DNA helicase Q4 isoform X3 produces the protein MERQQEVKALLKQWEAAFLRERRRRPSQADIEAAPEDTQRLYKEYKMLKQQRKELDPSQLSPSCQPAAQEIPTAEQVPDFGCWGAHLNRQPKAPKLNHRSHAVPKASVQYYGMKLKSNLGAARKETPLTPRKTLTPRRTTAVPRLQTNLGSGDKAASSAPAEPLQSKGGEPGDLLLPPSVSELAPIILAAGLKSPPPPLPPNKFQQLKQTVAQRLGSLDPAWLQRCQGTPGDEGTILGATQEGEQGEVSWAPSKQEGTGGEVSVGDSRRKRPCGDGGDSMAASTKLKRCRQGSAEGALSAASGLKQSKEEGEEEKECVATPKESEKVLDSSENLLGEVEEEKPRSTRRAVTASRAPSQRRGNFVKLNLKKKSHVRGYALRGNRLRKQVWKQKWQKKAEQYGGGTRSIDRSSDICFSCGRTGHWASACRGQGTAAGLLPEESSHADEEEEAPLPTLEEVARRTNSICPELSERRGSSREGSEKILEAPTYLDVRRMMYEPPAPPVPMEPLYSLGPEGKVRETPEEVFKALKALGYSSFRPGQEVAIMRILSGLSTLVVLSTGMGKSLCYQLPAYLYHKRSKCITLVVSPLVSLMNDQVSGLPPCLKAVCIHSNMTKAQREAAMEKVRQGGVQVLLLSPEALVGGSSSGSGCLPSADHLPAVAFACIDEAHCVSEWSHNFRPCYLRVCKVLRDHLGVRCFLGLTATATLATVRDVAQHLGIPAEEGIAVRSTAVPPNLHLSVSMDRDRDQALISLLREERFGCLDSIIVYCTRREETVRIAALIRTCLQGVLVREAREPGQDTAERKKAKAKKSGRQPLKWIADAYHAGLSAAERCRIQNSFMSGQLRVVVATVAFGMGLDKSDVRGVVHYNMPKNFESYVQEIGRAGRDGEPAHCHLFLDPEGRDLHELRRHIYGDTVDFFTVKKLVQKVFSPCKCLELHQKHQDVIRDGEVKDAKMAELLEEMVEEDSSVTRQSRQRVCYKHERAIPIQQTVESLDIREEGIETLLCYLELHPQRWLELLPPTYSSCRLQCYGGPQQLRATARRSPPVAVFMARERLAGRDHSQASLLEFDMVSLSDSMGWEVALVKRALRQLQWDPQLRKDSCSAGKSGVMVEFGDFSFHLRAYGDLTDQELDSVCDFLHQRVVAREKMALGQLRTCFQAFQSVAFQTCSPHPVEEEEEKSSCLKALLSNYFEKEPAGEQAEHGCEEEEEDEDLSDAKLREWESQIRADIRHFLAIRQDEKFSGRAIARVFHGIGSPCFPAQVYGRDRRFWRKYLSFDFHRLARLATEEILASR, from the exons ATGGAGCGGCAGCAGGAGGTGAAGGCCCTGCTGAAGCAATGGGAGGCGGCCTTCCTCCGTGAGCGGCGGCGCAGGCCCAGCCAG GCGGACATCGAAGCAGCTCCAGAGGACACCCAAC GGCTCTACAAGGAGTACAAGATGCTcaagcagcaaagaaaggagTTGGATCCTTCCCAGCTTAgcccctcctgccagccagcagcacaggagatTCCAACTGCAGAGCAG GTGCCAGACTTCGGTTGTTGGGGTGCACACCTGAACCGGCAGCCAAAAGCCCCCAAGCTGAACCATCGCAGCCACGCTGTGCCAAAAGCCTCAGTGCAATACTATGGGATGAAGCTGAAATCCAACCTGGGAGCTGCCAGGAAG GAGACACCCCTGACCCCAAGGAAGACCCTGACTCCCAGGAGGACCACAGCTGTCCCTAGACTTCAGACAAATTTGGGGAGTGGTGACAAAGCCGCATCCTCAGCACCGGCAGAGCCTTTGCAGAGCAAGGGAGGCGAGCCGGGAgatctcctccttcctccctcagtGTCAGAGCTGGCCCCCATCATCCTTGCTGCGGGGCTGAagtccccaccaccaccactgccaccgAATAAAttccagcagctgaagcagacaGTGGCACAGAGGCTGGGCTCGCTGgatcctgcctggctgcagaggtgCCAAGGGACACCTGGGGATGAGGGGACAATACTGGGTGCCACGCaggaaggggagcagggagaggtcAGCTGGGCCCCCTCAAAGCAGGAAGGGACTGGTGGAGAAGTATCGGTGGGAGATTCCAGGAGGAAAAGGCCATGTGGAGATGGTGGAGACAGCATGGCAGCTTCCACAAAGCTCAAGCGGTGCCGCCAAGGCTCAGCCGAGGGAGCGTTAAGTGCTGCCAGCGGGCTGAAGCAGagcaaggaggaaggggaggaggagaaagagtgTGTGGCAACCCCAAAGGAGAGTGAGAAGGTGCTGGATTCCTCAGAAAACCTCCTGGGGGAGGTGGAAGAGGAGAAACCCAGATCCACCCGCAGAGCAGTCACTGCCAG CAGAGCACCTTCACAGAGACGCGGCAACTTTGTCAAGCTTAACCTGAAGAAGAAATCTCATGTCCGAGGTTATGCCCTGCGGGGAAATCGCCTTCGCAAACAG GTGTGGAAGCAGAAGTGGCAGAAGAAAGCGGAACAGTACGGGGGAGGCACCAGATCCATTGACCGAAGCTCAGACATCTGCTTCAGTTGTGGCAGGACAGGACACTGGGCATCGGCGTGCCGGGGCCAAG GGACGGCTGCTGGCCTGCTGCCAGAGGAGAGCAGCCATGCCGAtgaagaagaggaggctccCCTGCCCACGCTGGAAGAAGTGGCTCGCAGGACCAACAGCATCTGCCCAGAGCTCTCTG AGAGAAGAGGCAGCAGCCGGGAAGGATCTGAAAAGATTTTGGAGGCACCAACTTACCTGGATGTGCGAAGGATGATGTACGAGCCACCTGCTCCCCCTGTGCCCATGGAGCCCCTCTACAGCCTGGGGCCGGAGGGGAAGGTTCGAG AGACCCCAGAGGAGGTGTTCAAGGCTCTGAAGGCGCTGGGCTACAGCTCCTTCCGCCCGGGCCAGGAGGTGGCCATCATGAGGATCCTCTCAG GCCTGTCCACACTGGTGGTGTTATCGACGGGGATGGGGAAGTCCCTCTGCTACCAGCTCCCCGCTTACCTGTACCACAAGCGCTCCAAGTGCATCACCTTGGTTGTCTCCCCTTTGGTATCCCTGATGAATGACCAG GTCTCGGGGCTGCCGCCATGCCTGAAGGCTGTCTGTATCCACTCCAACATGACCAAAGCCCAGCGGGAAGCAGCGATGGAGAAG GTGAGGCAGGGCGGggtgcaggtgctgctgctctcccctgaGGCGCTGGTTGGTGGGAGCAGCTCAGGATCTGGCTGCCTGCCCTCTGCTGATCACCTGCCGGCCGTAGCCTTTGCCTGCATTGATGAAGCTCACTGTGTCTCCGAGTGGTCCCACAATTTCCGTCCCTGCTACCTGCGGGTCTGCAAG GTTCTCCGGGATCACCTGGGCGTGCGCTGCTTCCTGGGGCTGACAGCCACTGCCACCCTGGCCACAGTGCGGGACGTGGCCCAACACCTGGGTATCCCAGCAGAGGAAGGGATAGCGGTGCGCTCCACCGCTGTGCCCCCAAACCTGCACCTCTCAGTCTCGATGGACAGGGACAGGGATCAG GCCCTGATCTCCCTGCTGCGAGAGGAGCGTTTTGGGTGCCTGGACTCCATCATAGTCTACTGCACGCGGCGGGAGGAGACAGTTCGCATTGCGGCACTCATCCGGACCTGCCTCCAAGGAGTGCTGGTCAGGGAAGccagggagccagggcaggacactgctgaaaggaagaaagcgAAGG CAAAGAAGAGTGGTCGCCAGCCGCTGAAGTGGATTGCAGATGCTTACCATGCTGGCCTATCCGCTGCCGAACGCTGCCGCATCCAGAACAGCTTCATGAGTGGCCAGCTCCGCGTGGTGGTGGCCACGGTGGCTTTCGGCATGGGGCTGGATAAATCAGATGTCCGTGGTGTTGTACATTACAACATGCCGAAAAATTTTGAGAGTTACGTGCAGGAGATTGGACGGGCCGGGCGAGACGGTGAGCCAGCTCACTGCCATCTCTTCTTGGACCCGGAG ggcagggatCTCCACGAGCTGCGACGCCACATTTACGGTGACACGGTGGATTTTTTCACTGTCAAGAAGCTGGTGCAGAaggttttttctccctgcaagTGCTTGGAGCTGCACCAGAAACACCAGGATGTCATCAGG GATGGGGAGGTGAAGGATGCCAAAATGGCCGAGCTCTTGGAGGAGATGGTGGAAGAGGACAGTAGCGTGAcgaggcagagcaggcagcggGTGTGCTACAAGCACGAGCGAGCTATCCCCATCCAACAAACTGTGGAGTCCCTGGACATACGGGAGGAAG GCATCGAGACCCTCCTGTGCTACCTGGAGCTGCACCCGCAGCgctggctggagctgctgcctcccacctaCTCTTCCTGCCGGCTGCAGTGCTATGGGGGACCCCAGCAGCTCCGGGCCACAGCGCGGAG GTCTCCCCCTGTCGCTGTCTTCATGGCCCGGGAGCGCCTGGCAGGGAGGGACCACAGCCAAGCCAGCTTGCTGGAGTTCGACATGGTCTCGCTGAGCGACTCCATGGGTTGGGAAGTAGCGCTGGTGAAACGTGCCCTGCGCCAGCTCCAGTGGGATCCACAGCTGCGGAAAG ACAGCTGCAGCGCAGGGAAGAGTGGGGTCATGGTAGAGTTTGGAGATTTCTCTTTCCACCTACGTGCTTACGGTGACCTCACCGACCAGGAGCTGGACTCCGTCTGTGATTTCCTCCACCAAAGGGTGGTGGCCAGGGAGAAGATGGCTCTTGGCCAACTCCGCACCTGTTTCCAGGCCTTCCAGAG TGTGGCCTTCCAGACCTGCAGTCCTCACcctgtggaggaggaggaggagaagagctCCTGCCTGAAGGCTCTGCTCAGCAACTACTTCGAGAAGGAGCCTGCTGGAGAGCAGGCTGAACATggctgtgaggaggaggaggaggacgaaGATCTCAGTGATGCTAAA CTGCGGGAGTGGGAGAGCCAGATCCGCGCTGACATCCGCCATTTCCTTGCCATCCGCCAGGACGAGAAGTTCTCTGGCCGAGCCATTGCCAGGGTATTTCATGGCATTG gcagcccctgtTTCCCCGCCCAGGTCTATGGCCGTGATCGCCGGTTCTGGAGGAAATATCTCTCCTTCGATTTCCACCGGCTCGCCCGTCTGGCCACCGAGGAGATCCTGGCCAGCAGGTGA